A window of the Helianthus annuus cultivar XRQ/B chromosome 4, HanXRQr2.0-SUNRISE, whole genome shotgun sequence genome harbors these coding sequences:
- the LOC110934175 gene encoding uncharacterized protein LOC110934175: MTVPQNMGFATCNTQLPGGFQNVGGPSQQNAVDLDDEEVPETQFLVGQNAVEHEKKKRSHKRKTPGEERLKTKPIPWTSNEEMSLSKAWLEITEDPRCSNYQKEKTYWSRIYKVFRKLEDQEEGYRDADVIAFDPFKTRGQSSAKRSKTSSSTDHQSQGSDARSQINLNDIEEDLEEPHEEADAFEPPQRPVGRDRAKKAAQPSSSGVRIDYTETFEKVKNKLDGLLQTSQQRINLKKEHGDRKLKLKESRQKALDLQILTSDTTNLSGAELALAEQIKQEIREKSNLC; encoded by the exons ATGACGGTACCGCAAAATATGGGGTTCGCCACTTGCAACACACAACTACCTGGTGGTTTTCAAAACGTTGGAGGACCGAGCCAACAAAATG CGGTTGATTTAGATGACGAAGAAGTTCCGGAGACCCAGTTCCTTGTCGGTCAAAATGCTGTTGAACATGAAAAAAAGAAACGTTCACACAAGAGGAAAACACCGGGTGAAGAACGCTTGAAAACCAAACCGATACCGTGGACTTCCAACGAGGAAATGAGTTTGTCCAAGGCTTGGCTAGAAATAACCGAAGACCCGAGATGTA GTAACTATCAAAAGGAAAAAACATATTGGTCTCGTATTTACAAAGTTTTCCGCAAGTTGGAAGATCAAGAAGAGGGATACCGTGATGCCGATG TCATCGCCTTCGATCCATTTAAAACTCGTGGCCAATCGTCGGCTAAGCGGTCAAAAACCTCATCCTCAACCGACCATCAAAGTCAAGGGTCGGACGCTCGGTCCCAAATAAATCTCAACGACATTGAGGAAGATTTGGAAGAGCCACATGAAGAGGCCGATGCGTTTGAACCACCACAACGGCCGGTTGGCCGTGATAGGGCCAAAAAAGCCGCCCAACCATCTTCTAGCGGTGTACGAATCGACTACACCGAAACGTTCGAAAAAGTCAAAAATAAGTTAGACGGCTTGTTGCAAACGAGCCAACAACGGATCAACTTAAAAAAAGAACACGGTGACCGAAAGCTAAAGCTGAAAGAAAGTCGTCAAAAAGCACTTGATTTGCAAATATTGACATCCGACACGACAAACCTTTCTGGAGCCGAGCTCGCTTTAGCCGAACAAATAAAGCAAGAAATTCGAGAAAAATCTAAcctttgttga
- the LOC110934174 gene encoding uncharacterized protein LOC110934174, with protein MVVEEVKKAIEASIPRLAQEVEGQVLEVANTMVTSKVEELKEMISELQVKKSKRRCTYKEFMACNPLPYKGDVDPIACQRWISSTEAVFTRSRCEVEDQVMFATGLLQFRAKDWWDAYSKELGDDKVQSLTWQEFKESFLKYYSPQSAIDKIQEDFLRLRQKDETIDEITNKFLERVKFCEEIAGTERQRIVRYHAMLKAEYREFVNPSKCATLNELIDWARDREIEIKRQVERGEKRVAEKPTNASPSKKARHQDQSKKGKQVVKSRPARRVGSIIRVNVCRERRGATNVGEKDIRFIGAQKTQRRVTIAMNRGTLNRNVRNSNKGQREMERRTSPPRLAEGCFS; from the coding sequence ATGGTTGTGGAAGAGGTAAAGAAAGCAATTGAGGCTAGTATACCCCGACTAGCTCAGGAAGTCGAGGGGCAAGTATTGGAGGTAGCTAATACCATGGTAACATCTAAGGTggaagaattgaaagaaatgattaGTGAACTGCAAGTGAAGAAAAGCAAACGGAGATGTACGTACAAAGAGTTCATGGCATGTAATCCCTTACCATACAAAGGGGATGTTGATCCGATAGCTTGCCAAAGGTGGATTTCAAGCACTGAAGCCGTGTTTACACGAAGTAGATGTGAAGTGGAAGATCAAGTAATGTTTGCCACGGGCCTCCTACAATTTCgagcaaaagattggtgggatgcaTACTCGAAGGAATTGGGGGATGATAAAGTACAGTCGTTAACATGGCAAGAATTCAAGGAGTCATTCCTGAAATATTATAGTCCACAATCCGCAATTGATAAAATTCAGGAAGACTTCTTGCGTCTCAGACAGAAGGATGAAACGATTGACGAGATAACAAACAAGTTCCTTGAAAGGGTGAAGTTCTGTGAGGAGATAGCGGGGACGGAGAGGCAAAGGATTGTACGTTACCATGCTATGCTAAAGGCCGAATATCGGGAATTTGTAAATCCCTCCAAGTGTGCAACGTTGAATGAACTAATTGATTGGGCAAGAGATAGAGAAATTGAAATAAAAAGGCAGGTTGAACGGGGAGAGAAAAGAGTAGCGGAGAAGCCTACCAACGCAAGCCCATCGAAAAAGGCAAGACACCAAGATCAAAGCAAGAAGGGAAAGCAAGTGGTGAAATCCCGACCTGCAAGACGTGTGGGAAGCATCATTCGGGTGAATGTTTGTCGGGAAAGAAGGGGTGCTACAAATGTGGGCGAGAAGGACATCCGTTTTATAGGTGCCCAGAAAACTCAAAGGCGTGTTACAATTGCAATGAACCGGGGCACATTAAATCGGAATGTCCGAAACTCCAACAAGGGGCAAAGAGAGATGGAAAGAAGGACGAGCCCCCCAAGGCTCGCGGAAGGATGTTTCAGTTAA